A single window of uncultured Methanospirillum sp. DNA harbors:
- a CDS encoding bifunctional metallophosphatase/5'-nucleotidase — MSGMDEDMTEHRHQSGVTRRSQGVLLLILLLTWGITGISFAEVSSQNTDQPVNLTILAINDFHGQITSGKMVNNSPVGGLGSLATYLTDVVNVSGANRTIIALPGDITGASTPESGLLLDEPTLLFYNLFSGNTSGNRTYQPITSCPVVATVGNHEFDRNISELMRKIEGGNADTTIPHLQDPYPGSDASFSASNVIYNSSGELLLPPYTIKTIDTIPVAFIGAVTTSTPSIVSHDNVKDLAFLDEADSINKQVKDLQRLGLHAFVVLLHEGGSQSPYDGQTRSDTQVTGRVVDVVSRLDSDVDVVISGHTDNFTNAFLPNAGNNSVLVTQAYSYSKGFANISLAVDPASRDITWKTASIIVPYTNRDSGTRPNPEASRLLNDTINLTSPLINTVISSTQMNISVARDADGESNLYDLVTDSMRYTMQSDLGMINEGAVRADIYPGNITTGKMYEMLPFGNNIISVNMTGEQIRLVLEQQWNRTVATDHMLQISGFNYTYDDSKPVNSRILSISCNGTPIEPAGWYSIATVSYLASGGDGYSVMKLSQPGVTGPLDVDSLTSYIKLLPTPLVINYDGRIVRVVDPDIVISGIHPGEDSPGDNLQLTITGRIFTNISTISLQHEGSRITGDNLTLLNSTALTCSLRIPITSLPGVYNLSVTNPDGKAGILADAFMVRPLSSPVVTTIRPGSARSGNDISVIIQGNGFLPGINADIEKGEATITGKHPALLSNQTLSCSFSTPTGSAGIWNVSVTNPNMQSGHLAEALIITDS, encoded by the coding sequence TATTGCTCTTAATACTCCTGCTGACATGGGGGATAACCGGCATCTCTTTTGCAGAAGTATCATCGCAGAATACTGATCAACCGGTAAACCTCACAATCCTGGCAATCAATGACTTTCACGGTCAGATAACATCCGGAAAGATGGTCAACAACTCTCCGGTCGGCGGGCTTGGCTCCCTGGCCACATACCTGACTGATGTAGTGAATGTGTCAGGTGCAAACAGAACGATCATTGCTCTACCGGGGGACATCACAGGAGCATCAACGCCAGAGTCAGGCCTTCTCCTCGATGAACCTACCTTGCTCTTTTACAATCTCTTTTCAGGAAATACTTCAGGAAACAGGACATACCAGCCTATTACCTCTTGCCCGGTTGTGGCAACCGTGGGTAATCATGAGTTTGACCGCAACATATCAGAACTTATGCGCAAGATCGAGGGTGGGAATGCAGATACAACAATCCCTCATCTTCAGGATCCATATCCGGGATCTGATGCATCATTTTCTGCATCAAATGTGATATACAATAGTTCAGGAGAACTTCTGCTTCCTCCGTATACAATAAAAACGATAGATACCATTCCAGTTGCCTTTATCGGAGCAGTAACAACCTCTACCCCCTCCATTGTCTCCCATGATAACGTGAAAGATCTCGCCTTCCTTGACGAAGCAGACTCCATCAATAAACAGGTAAAAGATCTCCAACGGCTTGGGCTTCATGCATTTGTTGTCCTGCTCCACGAAGGTGGATCGCAGAGTCCATATGACGGCCAGACTAGATCTGACACACAGGTGACGGGAAGAGTCGTAGATGTTGTTTCCCGGCTCGACAGCGATGTTGATGTCGTCATTTCAGGTCACACTGACAACTTCACCAATGCGTTCCTGCCAAATGCAGGGAATAACTCAGTTCTTGTGACACAGGCGTACTCATACAGCAAAGGATTTGCCAATATCAGCCTGGCAGTAGACCCGGCAAGTCGGGATATCACCTGGAAGACCGCTTCTATCATAGTCCCGTACACAAACAGGGATTCAGGAACGAGACCAAACCCAGAGGCTTCAAGACTACTAAATGACACGATCAACCTCACAAGCCCGTTGATCAACACGGTTATCTCCTCAACACAGATGAACATCAGCGTTGCCAGAGATGCAGATGGGGAATCCAACCTCTATGATCTGGTGACTGACTCGATGAGATATACAATGCAGTCTGACCTTGGGATGATCAACGAGGGTGCAGTCCGTGCAGATATTTACCCGGGAAATATCACAACCGGTAAGATGTATGAGATGCTGCCATTTGGAAACAACATCATATCTGTGAACATGACAGGTGAGCAGATCAGACTTGTTCTTGAGCAGCAATGGAACCGGACAGTTGCCACTGACCATATGCTACAAATTTCCGGGTTCAACTACACGTATGATGACTCAAAACCTGTCAATTCCAGGATACTCAGTATTTCATGTAATGGAACCCCGATAGAACCAGCCGGATGGTACTCAATTGCTACTGTCTCCTATTTGGCCTCGGGTGGTGACGGATACTCGGTTATGAAGCTCTCGCAGCCAGGAGTGACCGGTCCGCTTGATGTTGATTCTCTTACCTCATATATCAAATTGCTTCCTACACCGCTTGTTATCAATTACGATGGAAGAATCGTAAGAGTTGTCGATCCAGATATTGTGATTTCAGGCATCCACCCGGGTGAGGACAGTCCTGGAGATAATCTTCAACTTACGATTACCGGAAGGATTTTTACTAACATTTCCACGATCTCCCTGCAGCATGAAGGCTCTCGTATCACCGGGGACAACCTGACTCTGTTGAATTCAACAGCGCTCACCTGTTCACTCCGGATTCCTATCACTTCTCTACCGGGCGTATACAATCTTTCAGTCACCAACCCGGATGGCAAGGCAGGCATTCTGGCCGATGCATTTATGGTCAGGCCGCTGTCATCCCCGGTTGTAACCACCATCAGACCCGGATCAGCCAGGTCAGGGAATGATATCAGCGTGATCATCCAGGGCAATGGGTTCCTACCAGGAATCAATGCAGATATTGAAAAAGGTGAGGCGACAATCACCGGTAAACATCCTGCCCTGCTCTCCAACCAGACACTTTCATGCTCGTTCTCCACCCCCACCGGTTCAGCAGGGATCTGGAATGTCTCGGTTACAAACCCGAATATGCAGAGTGGTCATCTTGCAGAGGCTCTCATAATAACTGATTCATAG
- a CDS encoding DUF2115 domain-containing protein, translating into MARFPFLSSRAREMSPENSIEKNCNELAGKKTLGDLGSAIAVLVLAYSPRDLEQMRWNFSEKIKDYSPDLRKRLEETITAHLHGTFQQIRLMNQQGVFESMQETLSGCASDYWAMVLSQCSTNDTKGDQIRFLKFLLSGFCMFVQKIPGHPVGMPFPGGDKVDFVDGIYYCPVRTKANDVDAALCPFCPAEQTPEIGYLKPPVNASEHRKQEFIKNCYDFHHFNG; encoded by the coding sequence ATGGCCAGATTTCCTTTTTTATCATCCCGGGCACGGGAGATGTCTCCTGAAAACTCAATAGAAAAAAACTGTAATGAACTAGCTGGAAAAAAGACCCTGGGTGACCTCGGGAGTGCCATTGCTGTACTGGTGCTTGCATATTCTCCCCGTGATCTTGAACAGATGAGATGGAATTTCTCTGAAAAGATTAAAGATTATTCGCCTGATCTTCGTAAACGACTGGAAGAGACGATAACTGCCCATCTGCATGGAACATTCCAGCAGATCCGACTCATGAACCAGCAGGGTGTATTTGAGAGCATGCAGGAAACGCTCTCTGGTTGTGCATCTGATTACTGGGCGATGGTTCTTTCGCAGTGTTCAACCAATGATACAAAAGGGGACCAGATTAGGTTTCTGAAGTTCTTGCTCTCCGGGTTCTGCATGTTTGTTCAGAAGATACCTGGTCATCCGGTAGGTATGCCATTTCCGGGCGGGGATAAGGTGGATTTCGTCGACGGGATCTATTACTGTCCGGTCAGGACCAAGGCCAACGATGTCGATGCCGCTTTGTGCCCGTTCTGTCCGGCAGAACAGACCCCGGAGATAGGATATCTTAAGCCCCCGGTCAATGCCAGTGAGCACCGGAAGCAGGAGTTTATCAAGAACTGCTATGACTTTCACCATTTTAACGGGTGA
- a CDS encoding class I SAM-dependent methyltransferase — MLFLSEREKNDWVRYANEVITTQKSPENYTDIIRSNLKSAFYYYIATTLAAQGFHTQSDEWLNTGTLCEEDGLFSSTFLMGFLQRHKGEMIPPAVAFKDPRPFIHFSQVPFMVQSRTQLVHQFVHSLPGFDHQIRFMDIGCGDGALTVKFLTSLFQSGKIPGISEILLIDSSPAMIDLATQNVSAAFPTVTISTECAKIQDCSSSISRHFDIAMSSLAYHHMPVEDKRVHLSHLKSWINHFLLFEIDANHDTPELYSPELALSVYQVYGRIIDQVFTHDASVDLAIDCVDSFLMTELISILTQPRGVRTDYHMLRTEWNDLFKATLGPEFSLRSDSTCYGDEYLTIFSMHYGREDRSAR; from the coding sequence ATGCTGTTTCTATCAGAACGTGAGAAGAACGACTGGGTCAGGTATGCCAATGAAGTGATCACGACTCAGAAAAGTCCGGAGAACTATACCGATATCATAAGATCTAACCTGAAGTCTGCGTTTTATTATTATATCGCAACCACTCTTGCAGCTCAGGGATTTCATACCCAGTCAGATGAATGGCTCAACACCGGAACCCTTTGTGAAGAAGACGGGCTCTTTTCATCGACATTTCTGATGGGTTTTCTTCAGCGTCATAAGGGAGAGATGATACCTCCTGCTGTAGCATTCAAAGATCCCAGACCATTTATTCACTTTTCCCAGGTACCGTTCATGGTCCAGTCACGAACCCAGTTGGTACACCAATTTGTTCATTCCCTGCCAGGATTTGATCATCAGATCAGGTTTATGGATATCGGATGCGGAGACGGGGCACTCACAGTCAAATTCCTGACCAGTCTCTTCCAATCAGGAAAGATTCCGGGAATCTCAGAGATTCTTCTTATCGATTCATCACCGGCAATGATAGATCTGGCCACACAGAATGTCTCGGCTGCATTTCCGACCGTCACCATTTCAACAGAGTGTGCAAAGATTCAGGACTGTTCTTCATCAATCAGCAGGCATTTCGATATTGCAATGAGTTCACTCGCATATCACCATATGCCGGTCGAGGATAAACGAGTCCATCTTTCACACCTGAAATCGTGGATCAATCACTTTCTGCTCTTCGAAATTGATGCCAATCATGATACTCCCGAGTTATACTCTCCCGAACTTGCCCTTTCTGTCTACCAGGTATATGGAAGAATTATCGATCAGGTATTTACGCATGATGCATCAGTAGACCTGGCCATAGACTGTGTAGATTCGTTCCTCATGACCGAACTCATATCCATTCTTACCCAGCCACGAGGGGTAAGGACCGATTACCATATGCTCCGGACTGAGTGGAATGACCTGTTCAAAGCAACTCTGGGTCCGGAATTTTCATTACGATCAGACAGCACCTGTTATGGTGATGAGTACCTGACTATTTTTTCGATGCATTATGGCAGAGAAGACCGGAGTGCCAGATGA
- a CDS encoding GNAT family N-acetyltransferase yields the protein MSLFSIEQVTKDTFPEFFSLLCELAGYEHLTPPDESARTRLLNDLLVTPPKIEAYIGRHDDTPVGFATFFFSYSTFLARPTLFLEDIFVLESYRGNGYGRQLFDYCLNEAKTRGCGRMDWMVLTWNEPSIRFYETIGGSRLGWYTYRLEIDQI from the coding sequence ATGAGTCTCTTTTCAATCGAACAGGTAACAAAAGACACATTCCCCGAGTTCTTCTCGCTCCTCTGTGAACTGGCAGGATACGAACACCTCACTCCCCCTGATGAGAGTGCCAGAACACGACTCCTGAATGATCTCCTAGTCACACCTCCAAAGATTGAGGCATATATTGGCAGACATGATGACACACCGGTCGGATTTGCGACTTTTTTCTTCTCGTATTCAACCTTTCTAGCACGACCGACCTTATTTCTTGAAGATATCTTTGTCCTCGAATCATACCGGGGCAACGGGTATGGAAGACAACTCTTTGATTATTGTTTGAATGAAGCAAAAACAAGGGGATGTGGAAGGATGGACTGGATGGTGTTGACTTGGAATGAGCCGTCGATCAGGTTCTATGAAACGATCGGAGGGTCGAGGCTCGGATGGTATACCTATCGTCTGGAGATCGATCAGATCTGA
- a CDS encoding lectin-like protein — MIRKINLMLLLLVLFVLVAGSAFADSSSGLISINLSISTDIKILSDIFDVSFFAMPNSSHHTGLNSSTPDESETITSTQITDQSVIWSRTVNGITHTYEVVIAPGITWNQARAAAIAKKGHLATITSKAENDLVFSHIQNTSYWSVCRGNMFGPWLGGWQPLGSQNSSTGWAWVTGEKWEYTNWSPEEPNDFLGGEDKLFFYVNTCIPSSTWGDHRYDGDGVTAYIIEWEKVVISPHMVFSPATHWKYAEKVPK; from the coding sequence ATGATACGTAAAATAAATCTCATGCTTCTTCTTTTGGTTCTTTTCGTATTAGTCGCAGGGTCTGCATTTGCAGACTCATCATCTGGCTTGATATCAATCAACCTCTCGATATCTACGGACATCAAAATTTTATCAGATATTTTTGATGTAAGCTTTTTTGCTATGCCGAACTCATCTCATCATACCGGCTTGAATTCAAGTACACCAGATGAATCTGAAACAATCACCAGTACTCAAATAACCGATCAATCAGTCATCTGGTCCAGAACTGTGAACGGTATTACCCATACATACGAGGTAGTCATCGCTCCAGGAATTACCTGGAATCAGGCGCGAGCTGCTGCAATAGCAAAAAAAGGACACCTGGCAACAATTACCTCAAAGGCTGAAAATGATCTTGTGTTCTCTCATATTCAGAATACATCCTACTGGTCTGTGTGTAGGGGAAATATGTTCGGGCCATGGTTAGGAGGATGGCAACCATTAGGATCACAGAATTCAAGTACCGGATGGGCCTGGGTGACCGGAGAGAAATGGGAGTACACGAACTGGTCTCCTGAAGAGCCGAATGATTTTCTTGGTGGAGAAGATAAACTGTTCTTCTATGTGAATACCTGCATTCCGTCATCTACATGGGGTGATCATCGCTACGATGGCGATGGAGTTACAGCATATATTATTGAATGGGAGAAGGTGGTGATCTCACCTCATATGGTTTTTTCACCAGCCACTCATTGGAAATACGCTGAAAAAGTACCCAAATAA
- a CDS encoding cache domain-containing protein: MLHRYLIVGVLVLVFSTCCFAAETEAISPVQNVSSVQDLVNFVNEASFYSQKVGKDPALAMYADPNGSFTRGNVYIWAYDISGINLAHPFHPEYKGKNKLSLTDPDGKRMIVMMRDTALNGSGFVTYKYEDPITGKTEPKLAYVKRVDENWWLGSGIYGDAYSIPNSSPELMRNSLTGTVNDAFVYVNEVGKKQALKVFNNQTGPYTVNGSYIFGFSMNGTTLSHPFSPDKIGSNESTFTDINGVSIGGEKLSLAKEGGGFWYYVYINPDAGNKHEFKVSYIKPVDEEWVIGNGRYMPDVQVNFSPDVRENLMMKVEEAKSYVNEHGKSAAIQEFNDPNGSFSDPEMFIYAVDLNGTVLANSFLPGRVGQNYFNVQEPYGKYPVRQMITNAKNGGGFTYYFYADPKSGYENRLKLGYSELAGDDMVISAGVFAQP, encoded by the coding sequence ATGTTGCATCGGTATTTGATTGTTGGAGTTCTGGTTCTGGTCTTCAGTACCTGCTGCTTTGCAGCAGAAACCGAAGCCATATCACCTGTTCAAAATGTCTCTTCAGTTCAGGATCTAGTAAATTTTGTTAACGAAGCATCTTTTTACTCACAAAAGGTTGGGAAAGATCCTGCTCTTGCGATGTATGCAGATCCCAATGGTTCATTCACAAGAGGGAATGTGTATATCTGGGCGTATGATATTTCAGGAATAAATCTGGCTCATCCATTTCATCCTGAATATAAAGGGAAGAACAAACTGTCTCTCACCGATCCAGATGGTAAGCGAATGATTGTTATGATGCGGGATACTGCCCTGAATGGAAGCGGATTTGTAACATATAAGTACGAGGATCCCATCACCGGAAAGACAGAACCAAAGCTCGCGTATGTGAAGCGGGTTGATGAAAACTGGTGGCTGGGTTCTGGAATATACGGAGATGCATACTCAATACCGAACAGTTCTCCTGAATTGATGAGAAATTCTCTGACTGGTACCGTAAATGATGCTTTCGTTTATGTCAATGAAGTCGGGAAAAAACAAGCACTTAAGGTTTTTAATAATCAGACCGGACCATACACAGTGAACGGATCATATATTTTTGGTTTTAGCATGAATGGGACTACCCTGTCTCATCCGTTCAGTCCTGATAAAATTGGTTCCAATGAATCAACCTTCACTGATATTAACGGAGTGTCTATTGGAGGAGAAAAACTCTCGTTGGCAAAAGAGGGTGGCGGATTCTGGTATTATGTTTATATTAATCCTGATGCAGGAAATAAACATGAATTCAAGGTATCATATATCAAACCGGTTGATGAAGAATGGGTGATAGGTAATGGCAGGTATATGCCGGATGTTCAGGTCAACTTCTCGCCAGATGTCAGGGAAAACCTGATGATGAAGGTAGAAGAAGCCAAATCGTATGTGAATGAACATGGAAAATCTGCTGCTATCCAGGAGTTTAATGATCCGAACGGTTCATTCTCTGATCCTGAAATGTTTATCTATGCTGTGGATCTGAATGGCACGGTCCTGGCAAATTCATTTCTTCCCGGAAGGGTAGGACAGAATTATTTCAATGTTCAGGAGCCCTATGGAAAGTATCCTGTCAGGCAGATGATAACCAATGCGAAAAATGGTGGTGGATTCACGTACTATTTCTACGCAGATCCGAAGTCCGGATATGAGAATAGATTAAAACTCGGATATTCGGAACTGGCTGGAGATGACATGGTTATATCAGCCGGTGTCTTTGCACAGCCCTAA
- a CDS encoding VOC family protein, producing MKIMNPVVHFEMPYEQSDRLMTFYSQVFGWEMNALGQEMGGYVLATTTETDENRMPLRAGAIGGGFFPKGPDMPKCPSVVIAVEDIGAAMKRAADAGGEILGHPVEISGIGQYVAVIDSEGNRIGMLQPLEM from the coding sequence ATGAAGATAATGAACCCGGTTGTGCACTTTGAGATGCCGTATGAGCAGAGTGACCGGCTGATGACCTTTTATTCACAAGTATTTGGCTGGGAGATGAACGCATTAGGTCAGGAGATGGGAGGATATGTTCTTGCCACCACCACCGAGACCGATGAGAACCGTATGCCTCTCAGGGCAGGTGCAATCGGAGGCGGATTCTTCCCGAAGGGTCCTGATATGCCCAAGTGCCCATCAGTGGTCATCGCCGTAGAGGATATCGGTGCAGCAATGAAGCGGGCTGCTGATGCAGGAGGAGAGATACTTGGTCATCCAGTTGAAATTTCTGGTATCGGACAGTATGTTGCAGTCATCGATTCAGAAGGGAACCGGATAGGAATGCTTCAACCGCTGGAGATGTAA
- a CDS encoding MFS transporter, which translates to MFSITSNHLHQKLLLAVIAIGMFLDGLDGSIVTIILPQISESFGTDTGTVSWVIITYLLMMAGLILIIGKTAERGYIKRIFLLGVCVFALGSAICGISPNLEVLLGSRIIQGIGAAMIAATATLLCVTYLPKEMLGMALGTISMSVSIGVAAGPAIGGFIAQYLSWHWAFLINVPVSIVIVILAFYVIPHDIKRDNLSFDVTGAALLFGFMASGVFVLERIPHLGISDLQIIICTGIWMICLILFLLREHRCQVPLIHLRIFGAWEFTATLIVFLLFGCVYMGVLYLLPFFLQAGMGYDPVISGLYLLIPPVLTAIIGIPMGTWSDRIGRRPFAIAGSVFIVAVTGTFMLIQPVTGFNPLILGLLCMGFFWGCAGGPVASRVVETAPEGEEGTGSSLMVTAMYLGSVIGTALFATFFTMGTATNGKIAFSDLTSSIFMQGFHTAMAVGFILSVITLVLSAVVREQKNERHSDQE; encoded by the coding sequence ATGTTTTCAATCACCTCCAATCATCTCCATCAGAAACTTCTCCTTGCGGTAATTGCAATTGGAATGTTTTTAGACGGCCTTGATGGTTCAATCGTGACCATCATCCTTCCTCAGATCTCAGAATCATTCGGCACCGATACCGGAACGGTATCCTGGGTCATCATCACTTACCTTCTGATGATGGCAGGGCTCATCCTAATCATTGGAAAGACAGCCGAACGGGGATATATCAAGAGAATATTTCTCCTGGGAGTCTGTGTATTTGCCCTCGGATCCGCTATATGTGGAATCTCTCCGAATCTGGAAGTTCTTCTTGGATCCAGGATCATCCAGGGGATCGGTGCTGCCATGATAGCAGCAACCGCAACACTACTCTGTGTAACCTATCTTCCAAAAGAGATGCTCGGAATGGCTCTGGGCACAATCTCCATGTCAGTATCCATTGGAGTAGCTGCCGGGCCTGCCATCGGTGGATTCATTGCTCAATATCTCTCCTGGCACTGGGCATTTCTGATCAATGTCCCGGTTAGTATTGTCATTGTGATACTGGCATTCTATGTCATTCCGCATGATATCAAACGGGATAACCTGTCTTTTGATGTAACAGGAGCTGCTCTTCTCTTTGGTTTTATGGCATCCGGGGTATTTGTGCTTGAGCGTATCCCTCATCTGGGTATATCAGATCTTCAGATCATCATTTGCACCGGAATTTGGATGATCTGTCTGATTTTATTTCTGCTTCGCGAACACAGATGCCAGGTACCATTGATACATCTCAGGATATTTGGAGCCTGGGAATTTACTGCGACACTTATTGTATTTCTCTTGTTTGGATGTGTGTACATGGGAGTTCTTTATCTGCTCCCCTTCTTCCTCCAGGCAGGAATGGGGTACGATCCTGTAATTTCAGGATTATATCTCCTTATTCCTCCGGTCCTGACGGCTATCATCGGAATTCCCATGGGAACATGGTCAGATCGGATCGGCAGAAGACCATTTGCGATAGCAGGATCGGTATTCATCGTTGCAGTGACCGGGACCTTTATGCTGATACAACCGGTGACAGGGTTTAATCCACTCATTCTTGGGTTATTGTGTATGGGATTTTTCTGGGGATGTGCCGGAGGACCGGTTGCCAGCAGGGTTGTTGAGACTGCACCAGAGGGTGAAGAAGGAACAGGATCTTCATTGATGGTCACAGCGATGTATCTTGGCAGCGTTATCGGAACTGCTCTCTTTGCAACATTCTTCACGATGGGGACTGCAACAAATGGGAAGATTGCGTTCTCTGACCTTACTTCCAGCATATTCATGCAGGGTTTTCACACTGCAATGGCTGTCGGGTTTATTCTTTCTGTAATAACTCTTGTATTATCTGCAGTTGTAAGAGAACAGAAGAATGAAAGGCATTCAGATCAGGAATGA
- a CDS encoding GNAT family N-acetyltransferase: protein MNIEKITGSDKTTYLELLLIADEQVSMIEKYLYRGDMFALYDNDIRAICVVTLEQPGKYELKNIVTVPTYQRKGYGQKLIQFIVDYYKNSDSEIYVGTGDCPVILRFYERCGFVKSHVVKNFFIDNYDHPMYEDGHQLIDMIYLKRSL, encoded by the coding sequence ATGAACATTGAGAAAATCACCGGTAGTGATAAAACAACATATCTGGAATTGCTGCTTATTGCAGATGAGCAGGTAAGTATGATTGAAAAATACTTGTATCGTGGTGATATGTTCGCTTTGTATGATAATGATATCAGGGCAATTTGCGTTGTTACACTAGAGCAACCAGGAAAATATGAACTCAAGAATATTGTTACCGTTCCTACATATCAACGCAAAGGATATGGACAAAAGCTGATTCAGTTTATTGTTGATTACTACAAGAACTCTGATAGTGAGATATACGTTGGAACGGGTGATTGCCCTGTGATACTTCGTTTTTACGAAAGATGTGGATTTGTAAAATCACACGTTGTTAAAAACTTTTTTATCGATAATTATGACCATCCTATGTATGAAGATGGACATCAGCTAATCGATATGATTTACTTGAAACGAAGTCTATAA
- a CDS encoding IS66 family transposase, which produces MEIPEEIKSKFSECPPEIVAYIYYLHEKIDKLEARVTELESRLNLNSTNSGKPPSSDGYTRKNRATSLRKKTQKQPGGQPGHKGKTLEQSPNPDHIETHSPDICSCCGRSLQGGTIISIEKRQVFDLPPPPAIEITEHRSQTLVCNHCGCKTSGFFPPDVTQPVQYGSRIKAYMSYLVHYQFIPYEREVEACYGLFGVSISPGTVVNLTHNLSEKLTHFKDTVTNTLKLEPIIHNDETGVRVEGKLHWLHVTCTSHWTHYFIQKKRGTEGINEIGILPDFKGISVHDFWKPYLSYPCTHSFCGAHILRELKRVEEETKQEWSGKLIELLIQAKEIKEEYHLDGVPIPPVMMNSLNTSYDELIQIGLDENPPPIQILGKKGRTKKTFTRNLLERFELYNDGVLRFIQNKIVPFDSNLAERDIRMMKVKIKISREFRDKSTAKAVILIRSYISIIRKNGIRVIEAIASAFKNNPWIPEKDKMKHMRKAEC; this is translated from the coding sequence ATGGAAATACCTGAAGAGATTAAATCCAAATTTTCTGAATGTCCTCCTGAAATCGTTGCATATATTTACTATTTGCACGAAAAAATCGATAAATTAGAAGCCAGGGTAACGGAACTCGAATCCCGGTTAAATCTCAACAGTACCAATAGCGGCAAACCTCCTTCGTCGGATGGCTACACCCGAAAAAACCGTGCAACCTCCCTTCGTAAGAAAACCCAAAAGCAACCTGGCGGTCAGCCTGGTCACAAAGGAAAAACTCTGGAGCAGAGTCCTAATCCGGATCATATTGAAACTCATTCTCCGGACATCTGTTCTTGTTGTGGAAGGAGTCTTCAGGGTGGGACAATAATTTCCATTGAAAAACGACAGGTATTTGACCTTCCTCCTCCTCCGGCAATTGAAATTACAGAACATCGATCTCAAACCTTGGTTTGTAACCATTGTGGATGCAAAACATCTGGATTTTTTCCTCCGGATGTTACTCAACCGGTTCAATATGGATCAAGAATCAAGGCGTATATGAGTTATCTTGTTCATTATCAATTCATTCCATACGAACGGGAAGTTGAAGCATGTTATGGCCTATTTGGTGTTTCCATCAGTCCTGGAACGGTTGTAAATCTGACCCATAACCTTTCAGAAAAACTCACCCATTTTAAGGATACTGTCACGAATACTCTAAAATTAGAACCGATAATTCATAATGATGAAACCGGAGTCAGAGTTGAAGGAAAATTACATTGGCTTCATGTAACCTGCACATCACATTGGACCCATTACTTTATCCAGAAAAAGAGGGGAACGGAAGGAATAAACGAAATCGGAATTCTTCCGGATTTCAAGGGTATTAGCGTTCATGATTTTTGGAAACCCTATCTCTCCTATCCCTGTACACATAGTTTCTGCGGTGCCCATATTCTTCGGGAACTCAAACGAGTAGAAGAAGAAACGAAGCAAGAGTGGTCAGGAAAACTGATTGAATTACTGATACAGGCAAAGGAAATCAAAGAGGAATATCATTTGGATGGGGTTCCTATACCTCCAGTCATGATGAACAGTCTCAATACTTCATACGATGAACTGATTCAAATAGGATTAGATGAGAATCCACCCCCTATACAAATTCTAGGAAAAAAGGGAAGGACGAAAAAGACTTTTACTCGTAACTTACTGGAAAGGTTTGAATTGTATAATGATGGAGTATTACGGTTTATTCAAAATAAGATTGTTCCATTCGACAGCAATCTGGCAGAAAGGGATATCCGCATGATGAAGGTTAAGATAAAAATTTCTAGAGAATTCAGGGACAAATCTACTGCGAAAGCGGTCATTCTGATCAGAAGTTACATCTCAATAATAAGAAAAAATGGAATTAGGGTTATTGAGGCAATTGCCTCCGCTTTTAAGAATAATCCATGGATTCCAGAGAAGGATAAAATGAAACATATGCGCAAGGCAGAATGCTAG